In Coregonus clupeaformis isolate EN_2021a chromosome 7, ASM2061545v1, whole genome shotgun sequence, one genomic interval encodes:
- the LOC121569755 gene encoding protein PET100 homolog, mitochondrial has protein sequence MGVKIEVFRMMLYLSFPVTMFWISNQAEYFEEYIVKRKREIFPPDEKMHRKELEDFKERMRDRKERRLLKRMALEEAEKE, from the exons ATGGGGGTGAAAATAGAGGTGTTTCGT ATGATGCTGTATCTGTCCTTCCCTGTGACCATGTTCTGGATCTCCAACCAAGCAGAGTACTTTGAGGAATATATTGTGAAGAGAAAG AGGGAGATTTTCCCACCCGATGAAAAGATGCAT AGGAAAGAGCTGGAAGACTTCAAAGAGCGCATGCGAGACCGCAAGGAGCGGCGGCTACTGAAACGGATGGCCTTGGAGGAGGCAGAGAAGGAGTGA